The genomic region AGAGAAGGAGAGAAAGGGACAGTCCATCAAATGGTACAAAGCCATAGCtaatagaaaataattgaaCAAGTCTTTTTTTACTATACTTTAGTTTTTTTAAGTATCGAATTACTTGTATTATATCAGTTAATATATCAAATTATGTTTCTGACATATTGAAGATCTCTTCCACAGGTGCAGCTTGTTAACAATGAAGATTTCGTAACTGATGGGTCATCCTTGAGACTGTAGAGGAAACCCTAGCCATCTGATTTACATGCCCTTATGGATGATTAGATCACAATTCATGAAGCATATATAATAGTAGTAATTTTCACGCTCTGGTTCTTTTCTACGTCCCTTCTTTTGTTTGTTCTAcgatatttttactaaaaaaattaagacaaaaagaaataatacgGATACAAACAATAAGAGTTCGAAAATCACTGTTTGTTGATAGATAATAGGCAATGTATATGCACCATAGAACAAACAGATACAACATGGAATGTGCTAGGCTGCTAGATAAGATGGTCAAGCTATCAAGATGAGATAGCGTAGATCTTCCCACACAATAATGCAGATTGCAGACTGCAGACTGCATAAACCAGATGGCTTAATTAGTTTCTTAACTACTAATTACGTTCTCCATTAATAAATGCAGTGTGAAAACGAGCTAGATTTTAGGCCCTTGACCaaacaaactaaattaaaaGACATTATTAAGCTCATGTCCCATGGTGCAATGAAGGACAACGCAATAAGATAAAAGAATGCCCCCAAAGCAAAAGTTGGCAATGTCAGTTGCTAGCTAGCTCAACTGGAATAAATCATCCGCTTAAACTAATGCAATTATTCAACTCGATTGAATAAATCAGAGTTAAAAAATCCAAGTAAAATAAACAGATATTAATCGATGACATATTATCTCAATAATTAGAACCTTTGTCTTCATTTCATACTGTTAATGCACAAAATCAGCAAGAACTTTGGTACAATaaaaagtgtcaagtttgtgacattCGCTCGGTTGCTCCGGTCACCTAGTGATGATGATGTGTAAAGAGGTAGATAtaaggaagcaaacacaagatgtacatgGTTCGCCCTAagtttggctacgtccacggagtagtagaagagttctcattaatagtaaagggtttacacaaatacataagtttaagcataattatcattagtgggttctaatgactagtttaagtaTAATGATGACATTAGGCCTTAATTGTAGGATAATGGTttccttttatagttgaggagagcCTCTAGGTTTTGTTCGCGATTGATGTGGGACTCTATGAGTTTTATTCTGATGTTGACATGTGTCGTGCTATGATTGGCTTCTTGGTTGGGGGGAAATTCTTATGCTTCGGTAGGAGTGTCTCAGCATGAACCTCTCAGTGGGTCCTTGAAGGTCTGACGTTGTTTAGTGCTCGGTAGTTtcaggattggtcaagtatggtataAACACTTACTATTTTTCgagtttaaagtttaaactcTTGTATAATATCGCTTATAACagaaatgttaagaaaattatctcaaatttgagtttttcatgttaagaaaattatctcaaatttgagtttttcataAACTCTTCGACACTTACAGTTTAATATCAATTTCATGTTaactttataaaatattatattaaaaacataTGATCACACTCTTAAAAAATTCTTCTTAACATTTATCCCGCTAAAATTATGATAAAGAAAACTCAAGTGAGTAAATAAAAGTTAATAAAGATTAGAATAGTAGTAATTTAAAGGcggtgaagaaagaaaaatgcaatgGGTTCTGGGGGGAAGAGAAGAGAGTGTGTTTAATAATTTTACAGTGGCAGTGGCGGTGGTTACTCATCAAGAGCTCTCTTTTTTATGTAAGCGTGGGTATAAAAGCAAGACCTTTGCCGTTACTCCTCTTTCTTTCACTCTCTACAGCAATCTATCTCCTCTCTCACTCTTcagtttctctctcctcctttttGGGTGTGCGATAGTGAGTGTAGCCAGAGCTGCCCAGCTAAAAAACAGGAGGAGTTTTGAACAAAgccaacccaaaacccaaattcAATAGGAGGATTGTTTCAAGTACAAAGCTTGAATGGAGGGCAGAGAGCCAAAAGTAACACAGAATCTCAAATGGGTATCTTTCTCTTACCACTTTTGAAGTtggttctctttctctctctagactctctctctctctctgtgtttcaGAGCTGAGGGTTTCCTGCAACTCTGACTAGGGTTTTGAATGGGGGCATTTATTACGCTGAAATCAATGTTCTTCTAGACTTTTACCAGCCCTTTCTTTGAACTGTCATTTTTTAGTCTTCTGCCTTGGGAGTGCTTCCTCTTGTCAAATATGGTACTGCAAATTTAAGTGGTCTTTGGAAATGGTAGCTGCGAATTTGGTGTGATATTTGGTACAGCTTTTTTTAGGTACATGGGTTTTGTTTCACTGTTTTGGAATTCTTCAGCCCATTAATGCAAGTGTGgatctttctctcaaagcccTTTTCTTTGTGTAGTTATCTTCACATAGCACATTATTTCTTTACTTTTTGGGTTTCCTGGAAACTCCGGAGGTAATTTTTCTCAGAGAAGCTTGAAGTTCCTTCAATTGCAAGTTTAAAGTTTACATCTTTTGAGATTATTTGAGTTGAATTATACTTTTCCTTACATCCTCtgtttttaatttgcttttttcTCACTTGTTTTAGTCAAATTGAAATTAGGGTTCTAGGGTTTTATTTGGGGTGGTCAAATTTCGGAGATTTTGGCTACTTTTGGCGTTCTTTGGAGAAAACATGGATATGGGTGACCAAGATAAATTTGAATTAGAGAATAGGAATGATGATCCTATGAATTTTTCACCTGGGATTACACCAGACTGGAGATTTGGTGGCTCCAATATCACAAATACATCCATGGGGTTAGTTCCCACTGGAAATTCTATGGCAGTTAGTAAAGGGGATCTAGTTGGTTCTTCTTCTCGGCCCTCAGCTTCAATGGCGGAATCGTTTAACCCGACACTTTGGGATCACCCAACCAGTTCACAGGACCTGGGGTTTTGTGACATGAATGTTCAGACCAGTGCAAGCACTTCAGACTCAATAGGAATTAGGAAAGGCATTCCTGCCTCTTTGAGAAGTGGTATTGATAGAGCACTTGATATGTGCTGGAATCCGCCGAATTCGATGTTGAAAGGGGGAATGTTCTTGCCAAATGGGCCTGGAGTGCTCCCACAGAGCTTGTCTCAGTTTCCGGCCGATTCTGCATTCATTGAGCGTGCTGCTCGGTTCTCGTGCTTCAATGGCGGGAGTTTTAGTGATATGGTCAACCCTTTTGGTTTCCCTCAATCCATGAGTATGTATTCTAAGAGTGGGGGATTGATGCCGTGGACACAAGAACTTGTAGCCGGTAATGGGTCGAAAGGAGTTCCCGGCGTTCATTCTCAAAGGAATGAGCTAAATGGAGATGTTTCTTTGCCTATGAAGCAAGGGACTACTGAAGGGAGCCCACTGAAGAATGAGAAGAAAAGTGAGAGCCTTGCGAAATCTCATGATGAAGCAAAACACGCTATTGGCGGGTCTGGTAACGAGTCCGATGAAGCTGATTCCAgcggtggtggcggtggtggtcaAGAAGAACCATCTATGCTGGAGGGTGCAAAACCATCGTCTAAGGGCtttaagaaaaggaaaaggagtaGGCAGGTAAACCACCATCTTGAAAATGCCTTTTTTTACCTTGTTCGTTATgcatgttatttaatttatcTTTGATGACAGGCTAATGAGCTTGATCAAGCCAATGCACAACAACCCGGTGAATCGGCAATGGATATTACTGAATTTCAAGATAAGGGAGAGCAACAACCAGCTTCAACTCCCAACAAGACTACTGGAAAACAGGGGAAACAAGGGTCTCAAGCATCTGAGCCGCCGAAAGAAGAATATATTCATGTTAGAGCACGAAGAGGCCAGGCAACAAATAGTCATAGTCTTGCAGAAAGAGTAAGATATTATGtcgaaatattttttattattacatTAGGGTGGAGTTTGATCGTTTTTTGAAACAGGTCCGAAGGGAGAAAATCAGTGAGAGGATGAAGTTTCTTCAAGATCTTGTGCCTGGATGCAGCAAGGTTGTCTTGTCTTACTTGAGTAATATTTAAAGAACTAATTTATGTCAAATTCGCACCTGAGAGTTGCCTAGTTCATATTCATGACAAGCAACTGGTTGATGCAGGTAACTGGGAAGGCAGTGATGCTGGACGAAATCATTAACTACGTACAATCATTGCAACGGCAGGTTGAGGTATGAAAACTTTCTTGATTTCTTTTCTTCCGAGTTGTGGTTCTTAGTATTTCTGGTGTAATTGGTCTTTCCTGTATCGTGTATTAGTGGATAGGAGTTGATCTCATCAAAAGTTTTGGTTGGGAAACTGGTTTCTTACTGAATTCAACTTTTCTGTCTTCATGAAGAGCTATTCTTAACTTGTTTATGTCGGTTAAGGTGTTGCTTCTAAGGAAAAGATTGAAAATAAATGAGCCCTTTACTAACCATAATCTCAAATTTATGTTCTAAATTCATGCTAGACACGTACTCCTGATTAGTGTAAGGCATTCGATTATATCTTACAGTGGCCTCTTCTTTTTGAAGTTTTTGTCGATGAAGCTTGCTACAGTGAATCCGCGACTTGATTTTAACATTGAAGGCCTCCTTGCAAAAGATGTAAGTCATTTTGCCTGCCTTCCATGGGAAGACAGAATCATGATCTGTATGTTTGTGCCACATCTGATTCACCCTTGTACATCATTTCCACACAGATCCTTCAGTCACGGGTCGGACCTTCATCTACGTTGGGGTTTTCTCCGGATATGCCTATGATTTATCGTCAACTACATCCATCTCAACCGGGACTTATCCAAGCTGGCCTTCCTGGGATGGGGAGCTCTTCTGATCTACTTCGGAGAGCCATGGGTTCCCAAATGACACAAATGACCGGAGGATTCAAGGAGCCTTCTCAGGTATCTTTCAAGGGATCGATAATTTTCTGTGACATGAACTTTCATAGTCAATGTGGATAATATCCCATACACCATGTACACCTGAATGTTATTCTTCTGCTCAGCTTTCAGAGTCTCTATGTTACAAGTCTTACGACTGAACTTCATAATTCCTGTGTTTGGCTACAGCTACCAAATGTGTGGGAGGATGAGCTCCACAACGTTGTCCAGATGAGCTATGGAGGCAGTACTCCTCCCAGTAGCCAAGATGTGGATGGTATGCATCATTAGGTTTTACGTACAACATGCCTCCGATATCTTTCCAGTGTCTTGAGCTAATTTCTCCTCTTCGAAAAAATTGCAGGATCAACGCCACCGGGCCAGATGAAAGTTGAACTTTGATTATACGATTCTTATTCATGCCACGACATTGTTCCGCCCCCATACGTGCACAATACTACCTTGATGAAATAACAACGATCATGATACTCCCTTTCCCGGTCACCTAGGACGATGAAGATACCATCGCAATATTTTGCGGAAGCTCAACCCGTCAAATTTGAAGCTTCCGGCTTTAGGCGATTTGCAGAAACATAATGCGAAGCAGATGTTATGTTGATATTGTAAGAAGCACTATATGATGGCATGTATAGAGGCAGAGAAGGTGAAGTTGTTTGTGTTGGAGGCAGTGGATCAGGGAATGTACAGACATAGAGATGGGCGGTAACAAGGAATTTGCAATGGGAAATGTTggtcatgtttttgttttttttagattaacaaattgttttgttattatatatctttcaatttcaaatgtagtaTTATAATTGATTTCTTCTCTCATCTTGTTACATATTTTAACATGTTTAGTTTACTTTTTGTGGCACAAATTCCTattagaaaaaatgaaaattaattttagaaaagcATTTGAAGTGCTTCGGGTGCAATGAGTAGTGTTTTTTAAAATGACGCAAATGcacttttagaaaaaaaaatgttttggggTTTTGAATTGCTTATGTGCTTCGGGGTGCAATGAGCATTCAAATGGCTCGTGTGGGAGTGTTTTTTAAAATGACGCAAAGGCgttgttagaaaaataaaaatgttctgTGGTTCTGAATTGCTCATGTGCTTCGTGCGTCGGGGTGTAATGAGCATTCAAATGGCTCGTGTGGGAGTGTTTTTTAAAATGACGCAAAGGCGctgttagaaaaataaaaatgttctgTGGTTCTGAATTGCTCATGTGCTTCGTGCGTCGGGGTGCAATGAGCATTCAAATGGCTCGTGTGGGAGTGTTTTTTAAAATGACGCAAAGACTGT from Pyrus communis chromosome 4, drPyrComm1.1, whole genome shotgun sequence harbors:
- the LOC137731075 gene encoding transcription factor bHLH49-like isoform X1, coding for MDMGDQDKFELENRNDDPMNFSPGITPDWRFGGSNITNTSMGLVPTGNSMAVSKGDLVGSSSRPSASMAESFNPTLWDHPTSSQDLGFCDMNVQTSASTSDSIGIRKGIPASLRSGIDRALDMCWNPPNSMLKGGMFLPNGPGVLPQSLSQFPADSAFIERAARFSCFNGGSFSDMVNPFGFPQSMSMYSKSGGLMPWTQELVAGNGSKGVPGVHSQRNELNGDVSLPMKQGTTEGSPLKNEKKSESLAKSHDEAKHAIGGSGNESDEADSSGGGGGGQEEPSMLEGAKPSSKGFKKRKRSRQANELDQANAQQPGESAMDITEFQDKGEQQPASTPNKTTGKQGKQGSQASEPPKEEYIHVRARRGQATNSHSLAERVRREKISERMKFLQDLVPGCSKVVTGKAVMLDEIINYVQSLQRQVEFLSMKLATVNPRLDFNIEGLLAKDILQSRVGPSSTLGFSPDMPMIYRQLHPSQPGLIQAGLPGMGSSSDLLRRAMGSQMTQMTGGFKEPSQLPNVWEDELHNVVQMSYGGSTPPSSQDVDGSTPPGQMKVEL
- the LOC137731075 gene encoding transcription factor bHLH49-like isoform X2, translated to MDMGDQDKFELENRNDDPMNFSPGITPDWRFGGSNITNTSMGLVPTGNSMAVSKGDLVGSSSRPSASMAESFNPTLWDHPTSSQDLGFCDMNVQTSASTSDSIGIRKGIPASLRSGIDRALDMCWNPPNSMLKGGMFLPNGPGVLPQSLSQFPADSAFIERAARFSCFNGGSFSDMVNPFGFPQSMSMYSKSGGLMPWTQELVAGNGSKGVPGVHSQRNELNGDVSLPMKQGTTEGSPLKNEKKSESLAKSHDEAKHAIGGSGNESDEADSSGGGGGGQEEPSMLEGAKPSSKGFKKRKRSRQANELDQANAQQPGESAMDITEFQDKGEQQPASTPNKTTGKQGKQGSQASEPPKEEYIHVRARRGQATNSHSLAERVRREKISERMKFLQDLVPGCSKVTGKAVMLDEIINYVQSLQRQVEFLSMKLATVNPRLDFNIEGLLAKDILQSRVGPSSTLGFSPDMPMIYRQLHPSQPGLIQAGLPGMGSSSDLLRRAMGSQMTQMTGGFKEPSQLPNVWEDELHNVVQMSYGGSTPPSSQDVDGSTPPGQMKVEL